The Lacerta agilis isolate rLacAgi1 chromosome 5, rLacAgi1.pri, whole genome shotgun sequence genome has a segment encoding these proteins:
- the LOC117046304 gene encoding uncharacterized protein LOC117046304, producing MHPAASLLKDRTMFCHNEKPTDPGQCHLSRSRSWRRRRSNSFTICTLPSIPEYPGFQDVKNNYSRGSNSCFTLLDLGRTRFENPPNRSSEGQARNLGNSAVHFAKGHSKTKSSVCDQSLQDYFSERLLKLRNYETKTSNGKVKVYLNENQNPSYTSKGLRRRSTCSAMIQVNHMKLTEKSRESADPANEYIAICSNDHSDTQNIEDCSQRRSYLESLTLSINGPLEMLVRRT from the exons ATGCACCCAGCGGCCAGCCTTCTGAAAGACCGTACAATGTTTTGCCACAATGAAAAGCCAACTGACCCAGGGCAATGCCATCTTTCAAGGAGTCGGTCTTGGCGGCGGAGGCGGTCAAATAGTTTCACCATCTGCACCTTACCAAGCATCCCAGAATATCCAGGTTTCCAGGATGTTAAG AATAATTATTCCAGAGGTTCCAACTCTTGCTTCACACTGCTGGACCTGGGAAGAACAAGATTTGAAAACCCACCAAACAGAAGCTCTGAGGGTCAAGCCAGAAACCTGGGTAACTCGGCAGTCCACTTCGCTAAAGGGCACAGTAAAACCAAAAGTAGTGTTTGTGACCAATCTTTGCAAGATTATTTTAGTGAGAGACTTCTGAAGCTTAGAAACTATGAAACAAAAACGTCAAACGGGAAGGTAAAAGTCTATCTTAATGAGAACCAGAACCCCAGCTACACCAGCAAGGGACTAAGGCGGAGAAGCACCTGTAGTGCCATGATACAGGTGAACCACATGAAGTTGACAGAAAAATCCCGTGAGTCAGCGGATCCAGCCAATGAATACATAGCAATTTGCAGCAACGACCACAGCGACACTCAGAATATTGAAGATTGCTCTCAGAGAAGGAGCTATTTAGAAAGTTTGACTTTGAGCATCAATGGTCCCCTAGAAATGCTTGTGCGAAGGACATAA